One genomic segment of Salarias fasciatus chromosome 8, fSalaFa1.1, whole genome shotgun sequence includes these proteins:
- the tbx6 gene encoding T-box transcription factor TBX6, with product MLSVEMFPSLSLAPQRIGEHFYRDREAAAHISLFPPTCDVAAKALPLRMLGPPPAPGDPASKPQRDEVKMELENASLWKQFSSVGTEMIITKKGRRMFPGLKLKLSGMNQSLRYILLLDIVPVDNSRYRFQGGGWQAVGSAEARLPDRVFIHPDSPATGAHWQSRTISFHCAKLTNNTLDTQGHIILHSLHRYQPRVHVIEARDVLRWGGGQHSFVFPETQFITVTAYQNNKITELKINSNPFAKGFRENGMNSKRQRDARQKRKMDVLTETLDIVNCDPCNPPELPSQPTAAELQALALAPLPPLPDPPCGFRPEEATFQHTMVSEQQLDLGQTFMASQMSDIDIAMARGLQDAAGSEVANSVNKSSGTVVGSTFTNASFPDVQAITSSFPSADLPQSSSSFSSLPSVPGASDSSDPQASIPPIDYPSLLSSPALLSATSTSTPALQQTSFTFPTPPHSNSSSPQALLAPSSSNTYHAMSETIGPGASTDVSFHRQTSTCQSDLQMSAPVLLAQPDQQLQGELPSGDSSSPNDQSSAAFAYPDILPGNPEPAPLPTQPVPTQSQPPPSGLQCSLPSHGSSPSFTFPPHMQNLSFSNVSHNPVHAALHLPNLGHQAFAPPSFTHPSPSLSHPPFQPSSCLAVSSSLQHSVTAAGPLPNLPNPPPSCPPTSSYPPVELGAIPQFNPAPPYHPEMVLHRPSLLPQLDPALPSSTPPPALYPAFPSYPLRLRQDPHPSLPVPFRHLYRQHQHGRSQGPYLDVGARAVF from the exons ATGCTGAGTGTTGAGATGTTCCCCAGTTTGAGTCTGGCGCCACAAAGGATTGGAGAGCACTTTTACAGAG ACCGGGAGGCCGCTGCCCACATATCGCTGTTCCCTCCAACCTGTGATGTGGCGGCTAAAGCTCTGCCGCTGAGGATGCTGGGACCTCCTCCTGCGCCCGGCGATCCGGCCTCCAAACCTCAACGCGACGAGGTGAAGATGGAGCTGGAGAATGCGTCTTTGTGGAAGCAGTTCAGCTCAGTGGGCACAGAGATGATCATTACAAAGAAGGGCAG ACGGATGTTTCctgggctgaagctgaagctctcAGGCATGAATCAGTCCCTCCGCTACATCCTCCTCCTGGACATCGTTCCGGTGGATAACTCCCGCTACCGTTTCCAAGGCGGCGGCTGGCAGGCGGTTGGCAGCGCCGAGGCGAGGCTGCCGGACCGAGTGTTCATACACCCGGACTCACCTGCCACAGGTGCACACTGGCAGAGCCGCACCATCTCCTTCCACTGCGCCAAGCTCACCAAcaacacactggacacacaggGACAT ATCATCCTGCACTCGCTGCATCGCTACCAGCCCAGAGTCCATGTGATCGAGGCCAGAGATGTgctgaggtggggggggggacagcaCTCCTTTGTCTTTCCCGAAACCCAGTTTATCACCGTCACTGCCTACCAGAACAACAAG ATCACTGAGCTCAAGATCAACTCCAACCCTTTTGCTAAAGGTTTTCGAGAAAATGGCATGAACAGCAAAAG ACAAAGAGACGCGAGACAGAAGCGTAAAATGGACGTCTTGACTGAAACCTTGGACATTG tgaACTGTGATCCATGCAATCCTCCTGAGCTGCCATCGCAACCCACCGCCGCCGAGCTGCAGGCCCTCGCCCTGGCCCCCCTGCCCCCGCTGCCCGACCCCCCCTGTGGCTTCAGACCAGAGGAGGCCACCTTTCAGCACACAATGgtttcagagcagcagctcgaCCTCGGCCAGACTTTTATGGCATCGCAGATGTCTGATATTGACATTGCGATGGCCAGAGGGTTGCAGGACGCGGCAGGAAGCGAGGTGGCAAACAGCGTGAATAAAAG CTCGGGCACAGTGGTTGGATCAACTTTCACCAACGCCTCCTTCCCTGATGTTCAAGCGATCACCTCTTCTTTTCCTTCAGCAGATCTTCctcagtcttcctcctctttctcctcccttCCCTCTGTCCCTGGAGCATCCGATTCGTCGGATCCTCAGGCCTCCATTCCTCCAATCGAttacccctccctcctctcgtcTCCCGCCCTGCTCTccgccacctccaccagcaCGCCGGCGCTGCAGCAGACCTCCTTCACCTTCCCCACCCCACCTCATTCCAACTCCTCTTCACCGCAGGCGCTTCTCGCGCCGTCCTCCTCCAACACCTACCACGCCATGTCCGAGACGATCGGCCCCGGAGCGTCGACTGATGTCTCTTTCCATCGCCAGACCTCCACATGCCAGTCAGACCTCCAGATGTCTGCACCCGTTCTGCTCGCCCAGCccgaccagcagctccagggtgAACTCCCCAGCGGTGACAGCAGTTCCCCCAATGACCAAAGCTCAGCAGCGTTTGCCTATCCAGACATCCTGCCTGGAAATCCTGAGCCTGCCCCGCTCCCGACTCAACCTGTCCCCACTCAAAGCCAACCTCCGCCTTCAGGTCTTCAGTGTTCCTTACCTTCTCATGGCTCCTCGCCATCTTTTACCTTCCCTCCGCACATGCAAAACCTCTCTTTTTCAAACGTGTCTCACAACCCCGTCCACGCTGCTCTGCACCTCCCAAATCTAGGCCACCAAGCATTTGCTCCTCCGTCTTTTACACATCCCTCGCCCTCCCTTTCTCACCCTCCTTTCCAGCCCTCGTCTTGCTTGGCCGTTTCCTCCTCGTTGCAGCATTCTGTCACTGCCGCCGGGCCGTTGCCAAACCTGCCCAACCCCCCTCCGTCCTGCCCCCCCACATCCTCCTACCCTCCAGTCGAACTGGGCGCCATTCCCCAGTTCAACCCAGCTCCGCCGTATCACCCGGAGATGGTGCTGCACCGGCCATCTCTTCTGCCTCAGCTGGATCCGGCGCTtccatcctccacccctcctccggCCCTTTACCCCGCCTTCCCCTCCTACCCCCTCCGGCTCCGTCAGGACCCCCACCCATCCCTCCCCGTGCCGTTCAGGCACCTGTACAGACAGCACCAGCACGGCCGCTCCCAGGGGCCGTACCTGGACGTGGGCGCAAGGGCTGTTTTTTGA
- the nif3l1 gene encoding NIF3-like protein 1, with product MYSGCGNLSRTFASLTHQRFCVAKRFCTKTASCSSTYRFSVSSSPYSPPHSHVFTSRRISPRLNPSPHCLFSRCLSDSAGRMDLKDVLQVLEQLAPLSLAESWDNVGLLVEPSKPRPVKTVLLTNDLTDAVMEEAEAMSCDLIISYHPPLFRPIKRLVQKDWKQRLAVRAVEAGIAVFSPHTSWDSVKGGVNDWLVGGLGSGRVSVLSQARGSAIQSNKLEFMVRSPEERSAVLEELRACDAGTTLQTSASRPEDGGVLVSITCSDSALTPAVQTLLKHSTASQSLSIMKLEKPPLPGHGQGRMSVLDEPVTVEAAIQKMKSHLSLSHLRLALGWGKTLESSVSTVAVCAGSGASVLSGVKADLYITGEMSHHEVLDAVAKGTSVVLSDHSNSERGFLSIFRERLAVRLPAVVTVAVSKADRDPLEVV from the exons ATGTATTCTGGGTGTGGGAATCTTTCCCGGACATTTGCATCACTCACTCATCAAAGATTTTGTGTTGCTAAGCGTTTTTGCACAAAgactgcttcctgctcctctaCATATAGGTTTTCAGTCTCTTCAAGCCCCTATTCACCTCCTCACAGTCACGTCTTTACAAGCAGAAGAATTTCACCACGTCTGAATCCTTCCCCTCATTGCTTATTTTCCCGCTGCCTCTCTGATTCTGCTGGCCGGATGGATTTGAAAGACGTGCTGCAGGTGTTGGAGCAGCTGGCTCCTCTGTCACTCGCCGAGTCTTGGGATAACGTCGGCTTGTTGGTCGAACCGAGCAAACCCCGTCCTGTTAAAACCGTCCTGCTCACCAACGACCTGACGGACGCTGTCATGGAGGAAGCGGAGGCCATGAGCTGCGACCTCATCATTTCATATCACCCGCCTTTGTTTCGACCGATCAAACGCCTCGTTCAGAAAGACTGGAAGCAGCGATTAGCCGTCCGGGCCGTGGAGGCTGGCATCGCAGTCTTCTCCCCTCACACTTCATGGGACAGTGTAAAAGGAGGAGTGAATGACTGGCTGGTGGGGGGACTTG GGAGCGGTCGGGTGTCCGTGCTGAGTCAGGCCCGCGGCAGCGCCATCCAGAGTAACAAGTTGGAATTCATGGTGAGGAGCccagaggagcggagcgccgtcctggaggagctgagggctTGTGATGCTGGAACAACACTGCAGACTTCAGCCAGCAG ACCAGAAGATGGTGGCGTCCTGGTCAGTATAACCTGCAGTGACTCGGCTCTGACCCCAGCTGTCCAGACGCTGTTAAAGCACAGCACGGCCAGCCAGTCTCTGAGCATCATGAAGTTAGAAAAG CCGCCTCTCCCGGGTCACGGCCAAGGTAGGATGAGTGTTTTAGACGAGCCCGTAACTGTGGAAGCAGCCATCCAGAAAATGAAGTCCCACCTGAGTCTGAGTCACCTCCGTTTGGCTCTGGGATGGGGAAAAACACTgg AGTCGTCTGTGAGCACGGTGGCGGTGTGTGCCGGCTCCGGGGCGTCAGTGCTGAGCGGAGTCAAGGCAGACCTCTACATCACAG GTGAGATGTCCCACCATGAGGTGCTGGACGCTGTGGCCAAAGGAACCAGCGTCGTCCTCAGCGACCACAGTAACAGCGAGCGAGGGTTTCTCTCCATTTTCAGGGAGCGGTTAGCCGTACGTCTTCCCGCTGTTGTGACAGTGGCGGTATCAAAAGCTGACAGAGATCCTCTGGAGGTCGTCTGA